The Sphingopyxis sp. YR583 DNA segment CGGCTGTTCTCAATGGGGCCGCCAGGCCGGCGCGGACCGTAGCCTTTTGGATTGCAGATGACCCGGCAGCTGCCAGCCTGGTAGTCGCAGCTTGAGTGTGTATGGCCATGGATCCAGAGATCTGCGCCTCCTGACTCGACGATGTCCGTCATTCGCGACGCGAACGCTGGGTTGAGTGCATCTCCATCAAACCGAGGGTCAAGAGAACGCGGGTCCGGTAGATGGTGTGTGACAACAACCGTCTTTCGGATGTCTTCGGGGTTGGTTTCAAGTTCTCCGGCCAACCAAGCCCGCGAGGCTTTGTGGAATTGGAGTGCATCCGCGGGATGGAATCGCTCGCCGGATCGTATATCAATCAATCGATGGTCATTTAGATATCGTGATGCTTCCATCATCGCCTCTTCCACGGAATGGGGCGAAGGGGCCATGAGTTCGTAATCGGTCCATAGGGTTGCCCCTAAAAACCGCACGTCGCCGATTGTTGCGCTGGCATCCATCAGAAGGTGAACACCCAATTCGGCAGCGATAACTCTCGCCTTGTCAGCCTCTTTGGGAAGCAAACAATTATACCATTCATGGTTTCCCGGCACATAGATCACTGGGCGACTATCAGCTCGATCAATAAGCCAGCGAACCGCTTCGGATGCGACATGGATGTCGCCAGCCGCCACAAGTACATCGAACTCCGGCTTCGGGTCCGGAACGTCCCATTGGCTTTGCTCGATGTGCAGGTCGCTTAGTATCCAAAGCCGCATGTCGTTTCCGCAATCATAGGATCAGTCATTACTGAAGAGTGCAGTAATCCCTCTCCCCAATTGCAGTGCCTTCGGCGCATTTGTGACTTCAAAATTTTCGAGCGGCACCCGCCGGGCTGATCCAGATTTAGCGGTGCTAGCTGACGCAGCCTGGAGTCCGTAGGTGACAGCGATCGGATGCCCATCAGGTGTCCTGAGGTAGAACTCGTCTTTTTCATTGAAAGCACGAAGCGAGATCTGCAGGTCGGTGACCAGTGAGAGCCCGTTTTTGTTTAGCATTTCGACGAGCGGTCGCAGCTCTTCCGTGAAGTCTGTCAGAGCAATTCGGCCAGGAAAACGAAATTTCATGCCAGTCCTCCTTCGTTCAAATCGGGGACCGGCAAAGCCGGGTGTTGGAAACCTGGACTCACGTACAGGCGCCGCCGCCTTTGGGCGGTGCCTTGGACATACGCGACGGCCACCCGGCCGCTAAAGCGACCGGTGTCGTGAGTTCTGGGGTTTCCACGCCCCACCGTCAGGATTGACCAACGGCTGGGAGATCGTTGCAGAACCGGCTCGTCAGTGCAAGGATGTTCCACAATCATCCTGTGATTGGCTTATTGGTCGGGAAATTGTCAGTTCGTTGCGTTGCCACACGCTATGACAACGGCTCATTCTTCTTCCATTGCCAGACTAGGCGCGTGCTGGTTGCGGAAGGCGACTTGCCATGCCGCGCCCACTCACTCGTTCGACGGCGAGGTGGAAGATCCCCGTGTTCCGTGGAATCCGGCCCCAGATTATCTTTTTTGCCCGCCGACTGCTCCACTCGGTGTTTGATTGCGCATAGTATGCCCATTTGAAGCTAGTATTTTTTGCTGAGATGAGTCTCGTTGTCCGCAGAGTAGCGCGGTTTGTAGCGCTCCGAAGGCATTTTCCAATTCCGGATTAAATCAAGGGGATCCTGGCTTCCCAGGAATTCTCGGGCAAGCGCCAGCCTCTCAAGAATCTCGGCCTGCTCCTCTTCGGGAAGCTGCCTCGATCGATCCTCAACACCGGCGAGGAAGCGTTCGGTACTCACGACATTGGACCATTGGTTGATTACGTCCCGGAGTTCCGACTGACTATCGGTGACTGACTGCTCGATCCTCCGGCGGTCTTCGACCCGTTTGCGTCGCTCCTCTTCGGCGATCCATTCTTGTTGGCGGATTGCCGCTTGGCATTCAGCTTCCTCAAG contains these protein-coding regions:
- a CDS encoding metallophosphoesterase gives rise to the protein MRLWILSDLHIEQSQWDVPDPKPEFDVLVAAGDIHVASEAVRWLIDRADSRPVIYVPGNHEWYNCLLPKEADKARVIAAELGVHLLMDASATIGDVRFLGATLWTDYELMAPSPHSVEEAMMEASRYLNDHRLIDIRSGERFHPADALQFHKASRAWLAGELETNPEDIRKTVVVTHHLPDPRSLDPRFDGDALNPAFASRMTDIVESGGADLWIHGHTHSSCDYQAGSCRVICNPKGYGPRRPGGPIENSRFDPMLVIEI